The Deltaproteobacteria bacterium genome includes a window with the following:
- the flgL gene encoding flagellar hook-associated protein FlgL, producing the protein MITRVTDNMKFDMLNNSISNTQTQYSELMEKLATEKQVNKPSDDPLGMGKILDYRAVKSYTSHYEKRVEESKSWIDLTESKLSSVNDILNQIRETAISQSSATASESTRQIAADSLQPLIDQLRSLANSKFGDRYLFSGTKTDTEPFSATESAARIDAPVNASGNTYTGTVSEAGTYTGATNKTYVVKIVAGGTLGSATYQVSSDSGKTWVGVPTVLASGSNTLGDGISLTFPPGTFAANDSFSVNAYAPGYYNGNGEELSVEVGKDVAINYSITGEAAFTARGSGTVDIFKTLNDLKTALQNNDAEGIRNQLDPLQEAGDQITRYTAKCGTRVNSLDISDTVLKDLDTRLTGLTSNIEDADVVALMTAFKMKEIALQACYEMAGNLGNISIINFIK; encoded by the coding sequence ATGATCACACGTGTCACGGATAATATGAAATTTGATATGTTGAACAACAGTATTTCCAACACGCAAACTCAATATAGCGAGCTCATGGAAAAGCTGGCTACAGAGAAACAGGTCAACAAGCCTTCTGATGATCCACTCGGAATGGGAAAAATTCTGGATTACAGGGCCGTGAAGTCATATACCAGCCATTATGAAAAAAGAGTTGAAGAGAGTAAGTCGTGGATTGACCTTACAGAATCAAAACTATCAAGTGTGAATGATATTCTAAATCAGATAAGAGAAACGGCAATTTCTCAGTCCAGTGCAACAGCATCCGAGTCAACGAGGCAGATTGCGGCTGATTCTCTTCAACCACTCATTGACCAGCTCCGCTCCCTGGCGAATTCAAAGTTCGGAGACAGGTATCTTTTTTCCGGTACGAAGACGGATACGGAACCATTTTCTGCGACAGAATCGGCTGCACGAATAGATGCTCCCGTCAATGCAAGCGGGAATACCTATACCGGTACAGTATCAGAGGCAGGAACGTATACAGGGGCGACCAATAAAACCTATGTTGTTAAAATCGTGGCGGGGGGGACGCTTGGAAGTGCGACCTATCAGGTTTCATCCGATAGTGGTAAAACGTGGGTGGGTGTGCCAACAGTACTTGCTTCCGGAAGTAATACCTTGGGGGATGGTATATCCTTAACATTTCCTCCCGGTACTTTTGCGGCTAACGATAGTTTTTCTGTCAATGCCTATGCACCCGGTTATTACAATGGAAACGGGGAGGAACTCTCCGTAGAGGTGGGGAAAGACGTTGCAATTAATTACAGCATTACGGGAGAGGCGGCATTTACTGCTCGAGGCAGCGGCACTGTTGATATATTTAAAACACTGAACGATTTAAAAACAGCGCTGCAAAACAACGATGCAGAGGGTATCCGGAATCAACTCGATCCTCTCCAGGAGGCAGGTGACCAGATTACTCGCTATACGGCCAAATGCGGAACCAGGGTGAACAGTCTGGACATCTCAGACACCGTGCTTAAAGACCTGGACACAAGGTTAACAGGCCTTACTTCCAATATTGAAGACGCTGATGTGGTGGCTCTGATGACTGCATTCAAGATGAAAGAGATTGCCCTGCAGGCGTGCTATGAAATGGCGGGAAATTTGGGCAATATTTCCATCATTAATTTTATTAAATAG
- the flgK gene encoding flagellar hook-associated protein FlgK, which produces MGDIGRVLNTTKEAILSHLTALNVTGSNVANVNTPGYSRLRPAFGSIGVIGSSTNDVQLGVKIVEIERLYDKYLEVQLVQQEQDTGNNQARMDLLNNVEGIFNESTGGGINDLLSQFWGAWSQLSSNPSGTAERDNLVSISQSLASMFSQKANDLINIQSDTNAAISDSVTELNKYLDEMVDLNNKVVQTEISGGSAASSRDQRAELLRKISQIIDVNYYEESNGSLNIFISNGKSLVEGTNVWKLDVKTNPENSNYYDIVFEDTPDEAINERLTSGKLAGMLDVRDTKISGYLNDLDQMASTIVTNVNTQHRSGYDLNKNIGGDFFSPARIESPVVASGNTYAATVAADGTYTGTTNKTYTVKIVTGGALGAATYKVSSDGGTTWGAVQTIPVGGTITPGDGINLTFPPDTFATNDVFSVKAGCFAKDMQVNSTIVDDAGKIAASATVNNGDGDNAGSINAIKDSLLMGGGISSIDNFYQSLVASVGNDVADAKRILDHQTAVMNQLESQKEAVSGVSIDEEMLNLIKYQAGYNAAARMCGVVNQMMDVLINLGKE; this is translated from the coding sequence ATGGGTGATATCGGTCGTGTATTGAATACAACAAAGGAAGCAATTTTAAGCCATCTTACGGCACTCAATGTTACAGGCTCTAATGTGGCCAATGTGAATACACCAGGATATTCGAGATTACGGCCTGCTTTCGGTTCCATCGGTGTTATTGGCTCCAGCACGAATGACGTACAGCTTGGGGTAAAAATTGTTGAGATTGAGAGACTCTATGACAAATACCTTGAGGTGCAGCTCGTCCAGCAGGAACAAGATACCGGCAACAACCAAGCCCGTATGGACCTCCTCAATAATGTAGAAGGTATTTTCAATGAGAGCACCGGTGGTGGTATCAATGATCTGTTGTCGCAATTTTGGGGCGCCTGGTCGCAGTTGTCGTCAAATCCCAGCGGGACTGCTGAAAGGGATAATCTTGTATCCATTTCCCAGAGCCTTGCTTCTATGTTCAGTCAGAAGGCGAATGATCTCATTAATATCCAGAGTGATACGAATGCCGCTATTTCCGATTCTGTAACGGAACTGAATAAATATCTCGATGAAATGGTGGATTTGAACAACAAGGTTGTCCAGACGGAGATCAGCGGTGGAAGCGCGGCCAGTTCAAGGGATCAAAGAGCCGAATTGCTGCGGAAGATCAGCCAGATCATCGACGTTAATTACTATGAGGAATCGAACGGTTCACTGAACATTTTCATTTCCAATGGGAAATCCCTTGTAGAAGGAACGAATGTCTGGAAACTTGATGTTAAGACCAATCCGGAGAATTCAAATTATTATGACATCGTTTTTGAAGACACCCCCGATGAAGCGATCAACGAGCGCCTGACCAGTGGAAAGTTGGCAGGAATGCTTGATGTAAGAGATACGAAAATTTCTGGATACCTGAATGATCTCGATCAGATGGCCTCAACGATTGTTACTAATGTCAACACACAGCACCGATCGGGCTATGATTTAAACAAAAATATTGGCGGGGACTTCTTTTCTCCGGCAAGAATCGAATCTCCTGTGGTGGCAAGTGGCAACACCTATGCCGCTACAGTGGCTGCCGACGGTACATACACAGGGACTACCAACAAAACCTACACGGTGAAAATTGTAACGGGAGGAGCACTTGGAGCTGCAACCTACAAGGTTTCGTCGGATGGCGGTACAACATGGGGGGCTGTGCAAACAATTCCTGTTGGGGGGACCATAACCCCGGGTGATGGAATAAATTTAACATTCCCTCCGGATACTTTTGCCACGAATGATGTTTTTAGTGTTAAAGCAGGTTGTTTTGCGAAAGATATGCAGGTCAACTCAACGATTGTAGATGATGCCGGAAAGATTGCCGCCTCCGCGACGGTCAACAATGGTGACGGAGACAATGCCGGTTCGATCAATGCGATCAAGGACAGCCTGCTCATGGGAGGCGGGATATCAAGCATTGACAATTTTTATCAATCGCTTGTAGCGAGTGTGGGTAATGACGTTGCGGATGCAAAGCGCATATTGGATCATCAAACAGCCGTCATGAATCAGTTGGAAAGTCAGAAAGAAGCAGTTTCAGGAGTTTCCATAGATGAGGAAATGCTGAACCTGATCAAATATCAAGCGGGGTATAACGCTGCGGCCAGAATGTGCGGAGTGGTTAATCAAATGATGGACGTATTGATTAATTTAGGTAAGGAATAG
- a CDS encoding flagellar protein FlgN — MIQQNTSLHPDLHPLLDSLINLLKREIAVYRELQAAITHERIILMKPSLEKLLESNGKKETAIVKARMLEEGRFKIIKKIARVLDIDENEINLSTVSSYADPDQEKELKECRSILNELLASNREMNQNNKELLDYSLHFLQGTVDFIHSLLSSGSTCYMPTGRMRPISRNGKILRTEG; from the coding sequence ATGATACAGCAGAACACGAGCCTTCATCCGGATTTGCATCCCCTTCTTGATTCGTTAATAAATCTCCTGAAAAGAGAAATTGCGGTTTACCGAGAGCTTCAGGCTGCAATTACCCATGAAAGAATAATATTGATGAAACCTTCCCTTGAAAAACTCTTGGAGAGTAACGGCAAAAAAGAAACAGCGATAGTAAAGGCAAGGATGCTGGAGGAGGGGAGATTCAAAATCATCAAGAAAATTGCAAGAGTTCTTGATATTGACGAAAACGAGATCAATCTGTCAACGGTGAGTTCCTATGCAGATCCTGATCAGGAAAAAGAATTAAAAGAATGCCGGTCCATACTGAATGAACTCCTCGCAAGTAACCGGGAAATGAATCAAAATAATAAGGAATTGCTTGATTATTCACTCCATTTTTTGCAGGGAACTGTCGATTTTATTCATAGCCTCCTCTCTTCCGGTTCGACCTGCTACATGCCTACAGGAAGAATGAGGCCCATATCCAGGAATGGAAAAATCCTGCGGACAGAAGGATAG
- the flgM gene encoding flagellar biosynthesis anti-sigma factor FlgM, which produces MKISKVDDAAVQALQQYQKAEKVQDESNPKVSGNAAPEEKVNLSTKARDIQQLKNAVNQLPAVREDKVHELKDQVDKGAYSVNGQKIAEKMVTESLLDIFA; this is translated from the coding sequence ATGAAGATTTCTAAAGTCGATGATGCCGCAGTCCAAGCGCTTCAGCAGTATCAGAAAGCTGAGAAGGTGCAGGATGAATCGAATCCGAAGGTCAGCGGAAATGCGGCGCCAGAGGAGAAAGTAAATCTTTCCACCAAGGCAAGAGACATTCAGCAATTGAAGAATGCGGTAAATCAGCTTCCTGCTGTTCGTGAAGATAAGGTTCATGAATTGAAGGATCAGGTTGATAAGGGCGCTTACAGTGTAAACGGACAAAAAATTGCTGAGAAAATGGTGACAGAGTCTCTCTTGGATATATTCGCCTGA
- a CDS encoding rod-binding protein, protein MGDVAVVKAQIADRKMPQKRTGEVEGKAAIEEENKLRKSCADFEAVFTFYMFKSMRQAIPQSGFLKQSPGKDTYNMMLDQKVAEELANKGRGSGLQQILFEQLNNRR, encoded by the coding sequence ATGGGTGATGTGGCAGTAGTAAAAGCACAGATTGCGGATCGGAAGATGCCCCAGAAAAGAACCGGCGAAGTGGAGGGTAAAGCAGCCATCGAGGAGGAAAATAAGCTGAGAAAGAGTTGTGCAGATTTTGAGGCTGTTTTTACTTTTTACATGTTTAAGTCCATGCGGCAAGCAATTCCGCAGAGCGGTTTTTTAAAACAGAGTCCCGGTAAAGATACTTACAATATGATGCTTGACCAAAAAGTTGCCGAAGAATTGGCAAATAAGGGGAGAGGATCAGGATTACAGCAAATCCTTTTTGAGCAGTTGAACAATCGTCGCTAA
- a CDS encoding flagellar basal body P-ring protein FlgI, with the protein MAERSTNIMKICGIIACILFCINFADNVHAARIKDIASIGGVRDNQLIGYGLVVGLNATGDDVKNGFTKETLVNMLNRQGLAIMKDKDIKANNIAAVMVTAKLPPFVKYGTRIDVDISSIGDAKSLQGGMLLMTPLKGADGEIYAIAQGAVTIGGFSASGAAGGGVTKNHTTVGRITNGATVEKELPFEFEKNRVLSINLYQPDFTTSTHLAEVINAAMQSVDAKLIDSSSVTVKIKDNVVMNMVQLVSLVENLDVPVDSVAVVVMNEKTGTVVMGENVRISTVAIAHGNLSIQIKEEKKVSQPLPFAPGPTAGGTPTAQGGVIMAPGGQTVVTPQSQVTVTEEKKQLLVVPKGVTIQEVVRALNAIGVSPRDLITIMQAIKAAGALQADLRII; encoded by the coding sequence ATGGCAGAGCGTTCTACAAATATCATGAAAATATGCGGAATAATCGCATGTATCTTGTTCTGTATAAATTTCGCGGATAATGTGCATGCCGCGAGGATAAAAGACATCGCGAGCATCGGCGGGGTCAGGGATAACCAACTGATCGGTTACGGACTGGTTGTCGGCCTGAATGCTACGGGTGACGATGTTAAAAACGGATTTACGAAGGAAACACTCGTCAATATGTTGAACCGTCAGGGACTTGCCATAATGAAGGACAAGGACATAAAGGCAAACAATATTGCTGCGGTAATGGTGACTGCCAAGTTGCCGCCTTTCGTCAAATACGGAACGAGGATCGATGTCGACATCTCCTCTATCGGTGATGCGAAAAGCCTTCAAGGCGGCATGCTGCTCATGACTCCCCTTAAAGGCGCGGACGGTGAGATTTACGCTATTGCTCAAGGAGCGGTTACCATTGGCGGATTTTCGGCGAGCGGCGCCGCCGGCGGTGGTGTTACAAAGAACCACACCACTGTTGGGCGGATAACAAACGGCGCCACTGTTGAAAAAGAGTTGCCATTTGAATTTGAAAAGAACAGGGTGCTCTCCATAAACCTCTATCAGCCTGATTTTACAACATCCACACACCTGGCTGAGGTGATCAACGCTGCAATGCAGAGTGTCGATGCAAAACTTATTGATTCAAGTTCTGTTACAGTAAAGATCAAAGATAATGTGGTAATGAATATGGTACAGCTTGTTTCGCTTGTCGAAAATCTCGATGTTCCTGTTGATTCTGTTGCCGTTGTGGTTATGAACGAAAAAACGGGCACCGTTGTCATGGGCGAAAATGTGAGGATATCCACTGTAGCAATAGCCCATGGAAATCTCAGTATTCAAATCAAGGAAGAAAAAAAGGTCTCCCAGCCGCTTCCGTTTGCTCCGGGACCGACTGCCGGCGGTACACCAACCGCACAAGGCGGCGTGATAATGGCTCCCGGAGGGCAGACGGTAGTGACGCCCCAGAGTCAGGTAACTGTGACGGAAGAAAAGAAGCAACTGCTGGTCGTGCCCAAAGGAGTTACCATTCAGGAAGTGGTGAGGGCGCTTAATGCAATTGGCGTTTCTCCGAGAGATCTCATCACCATTATGCAGGCCATAAAAGCCGCAGGGGCGCTTCAGGCGGATTTGAGGATTATATAA
- a CDS encoding flagellar basal body L-ring protein FlgH — MVDSRVVIKMYLLCLLFIMGGCSSNLYVKADRPVIKPSQEIAGKPLPGTIWPGENAKNSLFIDRKARRINDIVTIVVDESAVGGNNASTDTSRNTSTTAGVTGMLGLEQKILEQNQRMGSSITAGGTSANSLKGTGKTTRDGNLTAKISARVVDIQDNGNFIVEGRRQLTINAEDQYLIITGIVRPEDITSDNSILSQYIADAKIVYTGKGVVDDKMRPGWFTRIVDWVWPF, encoded by the coding sequence ATGGTTGACTCCAGAGTAGTTATAAAAATGTATCTATTGTGTTTACTTTTCATCATGGGGGGGTGTTCGAGCAACCTCTATGTAAAAGCTGACCGGCCCGTAATAAAACCGTCACAAGAGATTGCCGGGAAGCCTCTACCGGGAACCATCTGGCCGGGTGAGAATGCGAAGAATTCTCTCTTTATCGACAGGAAGGCACGGCGCATAAACGATATCGTCACAATTGTAGTGGATGAGAGCGCCGTAGGGGGGAATAACGCGAGTACGGATACGAGCAGGAATACGAGTACGACTGCAGGGGTAACGGGCATGCTGGGTCTTGAGCAAAAGATATTGGAGCAGAATCAGAGAATGGGTTCCTCGATCACAGCCGGCGGCACCTCAGCCAATTCCCTGAAAGGAACAGGCAAGACTACCCGGGATGGCAATTTAACAGCGAAAATTTCGGCGAGGGTTGTTGATATCCAGGATAATGGGAATTTCATTGTAGAGGGGAGAAGACAACTTACCATCAATGCCGAAGACCAGTATCTGATTATCACCGGTATTGTCAGACCTGAGGATATAACTTCCGATAACTCCATCTTGTCCCAGTATATTGCCGATGCGAAGATTGTTTATACGGGGAAGGGTGTCGTAGACGATAAAATGAGACCGGGATGGTTCACACGGATTGTTGACTGGGTGTGGCCGTTCTAA
- the flgA gene encoding flagellar basal body P-ring formation chaperone FlgA, with protein sequence MRIRTLIRISITISLTVIFLAAAVSLSLAENATVVKESRIKKIVKEYIEANISWPRENVRIEFLGRIADVSVIGEKVNFEIRSGREESFIGDTTVTVAVYDDGTLLREIPVRVRMEAAIDVVISTKYLQRDSEISYGDVKLVRKWFNRMPAQVVTQIEDAVGKQLYSDVKQNTEIKRNMLKSVKTIRRGKMVKILLENGPMTIMTFGLCEEDGSRGDFIKVRNTSSNKTVYARVVDDSSVRIEF encoded by the coding sequence GTGAGAATTCGCACTTTAATCAGAATCAGTATAACGATTTCTTTAACGGTGATTTTCCTGGCCGCAGCGGTTTCATTATCGCTCGCGGAGAACGCTACAGTCGTTAAAGAAAGCAGGATAAAAAAAATAGTGAAGGAATACATAGAGGCAAATATATCCTGGCCGCGCGAGAATGTACGGATTGAATTTCTGGGCCGGATAGCGGATGTAAGCGTCATAGGGGAAAAAGTAAACTTTGAGATTCGGAGCGGCCGAGAGGAGTCTTTTATAGGAGACACCACCGTTACTGTCGCGGTTTATGATGACGGGACTCTGCTGCGGGAGATACCGGTGCGTGTAAGGATGGAAGCGGCCATTGACGTTGTGATAAGTACAAAATATCTCCAGAGGGATTCTGAAATAAGCTACGGTGATGTAAAACTCGTCCGGAAGTGGTTTAACCGGATGCCGGCACAGGTGGTGACACAAATAGAGGATGCAGTGGGAAAACAACTCTATAGCGATGTTAAGCAGAATACGGAAATCAAGAGGAATATGCTTAAGTCTGTAAAAACCATAAGACGGGGGAAGATGGTAAAGATCCTCCTCGAAAACGGCCCCATGACGATCATGACGTTCGGCCTCTGTGAGGAGGACGGAAGCCGTGGCGATTTCATAAAAGTAAGGAATACATCATCAAATAAGACGGTTTATGCACGGGTGGTTGATGATTCTTCCGTCAGAATAGAATTTTAA
- the flgG gene encoding flagellar basal-body rod protein FlgG codes for MLRALWTAATGMESQQINLDVVANNLANVNTVGFKKARAEFQDLLYQATKKAGTETAGGNQVPVGVEVGMGSRISATKKMFTQGDFKQTDSAYDWVIEGDGFFQLDDNGRTVYSKAGSFMTNKDGVLVNPEGLKLNPQVTIPQDAVKFQILPDGTWDARDKVENKLSSGRIELVRFINPAGLRSIGRNLYDITDSSGSPVKGNPGETGFGTITQNAVEMSNVNVVDEMVQMIAGQRAYEINTKAIQTADQILQMVSNLKR; via the coding sequence ATGTTAAGGGCTTTATGGACGGCAGCAACCGGAATGGAATCACAGCAGATTAATCTGGATGTGGTTGCGAATAACTTGGCCAATGTGAATACGGTGGGCTTTAAAAAAGCGAGGGCTGAATTTCAGGATTTGCTGTATCAGGCAACCAAGAAAGCCGGTACGGAGACCGCGGGAGGGAACCAGGTGCCGGTCGGTGTTGAGGTCGGTATGGGTTCGAGAATATCGGCAACGAAAAAGATGTTTACACAGGGCGATTTCAAGCAGACCGACAGTGCCTATGACTGGGTCATTGAGGGTGATGGTTTCTTCCAGCTCGATGATAACGGGCGCACGGTTTATTCAAAGGCGGGGAGTTTCATGACCAACAAGGACGGTGTTCTGGTCAATCCTGAAGGTCTAAAGCTGAATCCTCAGGTGACCATCCCGCAGGATGCTGTCAAGTTTCAGATACTTCCTGATGGGACGTGGGATGCAAGGGATAAAGTAGAAAACAAACTGTCAAGCGGCAGAATTGAACTCGTCCGCTTTATCAATCCTGCCGGACTGAGAAGTATCGGCAGGAACCTTTACGATATAACGGATAGTTCCGGATCCCCTGTAAAGGGAAATCCGGGGGAAACAGGATTCGGCACCATTACGCAGAATGCGGTCGAGATGTCGAATGTTAATGTTGTTGATGAGATGGTTCAAATGATTGCAGGCCAGAGGGCTTATGAAATCAACACGAAGGCAATACAGACGGCAGACCAGATTCTTCAAATGGTGAGTAACTTGAAGCGGTAA
- the flgF gene encoding flagellar basal-body rod protein FlgF: MIYSIGEMANGYIDRVDQLDYIANNIANVNTHGFKSMRAFYSAMDPATVTFIPEVVVDYSPGSIHKTENSMDVAINGEGFFAVQSGIETTYTRQGNFTLDKDSNLVTADGSFVLGKSGQKIKLPDGTINISEKGDVAVDGNRIDTLKIVNFKNPQALDKVDGCLFRDTGKAGLVEKEDPVVRQGHIEMSNVQVVKEMVEMIGIHRSVEVYQKIIQTIAEQDRLATSQIGRV, from the coding sequence ATGATTTACAGTATTGGTGAGATGGCAAATGGTTATATAGACAGGGTTGACCAGCTTGATTACATTGCAAATAATATCGCCAACGTTAATACACACGGTTTCAAATCAATGAGAGCGTTTTATAGCGCAATGGATCCTGCAACAGTCACGTTTATACCTGAGGTGGTTGTTGACTATTCACCCGGGTCAATTCATAAGACGGAAAATAGCATGGATGTTGCTATCAACGGCGAAGGATTTTTTGCCGTTCAGTCCGGTATCGAAACCACTTATACAAGGCAGGGCAATTTCACACTCGATAAAGACAGCAACCTGGTTACGGCGGATGGTTCGTTTGTTCTTGGTAAATCCGGACAAAAAATCAAACTCCCCGATGGTACGATAAATATAAGCGAAAAAGGCGATGTTGCAGTGGACGGCAACCGGATCGATACTTTGAAAATAGTGAATTTCAAAAATCCCCAGGCCCTCGATAAAGTAGATGGGTGTCTTTTTAGAGATACGGGTAAAGCAGGTTTAGTGGAGAAAGAAGACCCCGTTGTCAGGCAGGGGCATATTGAAATGTCAAATGTACAGGTCGTAAAAGAGATGGTTGAAATGATCGGTATTCATCGTTCCGTGGAGGTCTATCAGAAGATTATACAGACAATAGCGGAACAGGATAGATTGGCGACATCTCAAATAGGGAGGGTATGA
- a CDS encoding EscU/YscU/HrcU family type III secretion system export apparatus switch protein translates to MAKKDEKIRLAAALKYDPQEDAAPVMTAKGRGAIAEKIISIAKKNGIPIKEDPNLVQILSKLEIDEQISPVLYKAVAEILAFVYSLNEKRRGENFSRR, encoded by the coding sequence ATGGCGAAGAAAGATGAAAAGATACGTCTTGCGGCTGCTTTGAAGTATGATCCCCAGGAAGATGCAGCCCCCGTAATGACTGCTAAAGGGCGGGGCGCCATAGCGGAAAAAATAATCAGTATAGCGAAGAAAAACGGAATACCGATAAAAGAAGATCCGAATCTCGTTCAAATATTAAGTAAACTTGAAATTGATGAACAGATTTCCCCTGTGCTGTATAAGGCTGTTGCTGAAATACTCGCCTTTGTCTATTCTCTCAATGAAAAGCGGAGAGGGGAAAATTTTTCCCGACGATAA